From the genome of Streptomyces sp. S4.7:
TGCTGGCCCGCGAGGGCAGCGAGCGGGAGGCGGCGCTGTGGTGGTCGCGCGCGGCGCAGGCCGGCCACGGGCGCGCGGCGCTGCGGCTCGCGCTGCTCGCGGCCCGGCGAGGGGAGCTGGCCGAGGGGCAGCGCTGGTGCGCCCGCGCCGTGGAGTTGGGGCCGTCCGAGGTGACGGAGCGGGCCGCGCGGCTGCGCGAGGCGCTGCAGCAGGAGCTGACCGCGTGAGCGGCGGTCGCCGTCGGGCGACCGCCGTCTTTCCGCCGCCGGAAGGGAATTTGCGCTGGTCGACGGGGTGACGTAATGTCGTGTTCACCGACGCGGGGTGGAGCAGCTCGGTAGCTCGCTGGGCTCATAACCCAGAGGTCGCAGGTTCAAATCCTGTCCCCGCTACTGAAGAAGGACGAAGGCCCGGATCCGATACAGGATCCGGGCCTTCGTCGTGTGCCGATGAGGCGCTCGGACCCGGGGACGGGTCCCCAACGGGCTCAGGCCCGCGCGCAGTTGGGGCAGGTGCCCCGGTAGGTCACTTCCACGTCCGAGATCGCGAAACCGAAGCGCTCCGTCGTGGGGAGGTCGGCCAGCGGGTCACCCAACGGGTGCACGTCGCGGATCGTGCCGCACTGCGCGCAGACCAGGTGGTGGTGGGGCCGGTGGGCGTTCGGGTCGTACCGCTTGGCGCGGCGGTCCGTGGAGACCTCGATGACCTCTCCGAGCGTCACCATCTCACCCAGGGTGTTGTACACGGTCGCCCTGGAGATCTCGGGCAGCCGTGCGACGGCCCGCGCGTGGACCTCGTCCGCCGTGAGGTGTACGTGGTCCCCGTCGAGGACCTCGGCCACCACGCGGCGCTGGGCGGTCATCCGCCAGCCGCGTTCGCGAAGTCGTTCCAACAGGTCACTCATGAGGATCAGCTTAACAGTGAAGCCGCCCAGATCGTGAACGAGTGTGGAGTTGGACCCCTGCTTGACTTAGACAAAGTCCATTGTAGGATCGTGGCAGGCAACCGCCGAGGGACAGGTTCAGCAGGATGACCGGGAGGCGCACGTGACGCAGGGACCGCTCACTACGGAGGCCGGCGCGCCGGTGGCCGACAACCAGAACAGCGAGACGGCCGGCGCCGGTGGTCCCGTTCTGGTTCAGGATCAGGCTCTTCTTGAGAAGCTCGCCCACTTCAACCGCGAGCGCATTCCGGAGCGCATCGTGCACGCCCGCGGCGCCGGCGCGTACGGCACCTTCACGCTCACCCGCGACGTGTCGCGGTGGACGCGTGCCAAGTTCCTCTCCGAGGTCGGCAAGCGGACCGAGACCTTCCTGCGGTTCTCCACCGTCGCCGGCAACCTCGGCTCGGCGGACGCGGTCCGCGACCCGCGCGGCTTCGCGCTGAAGTTCTACACGGAGGAGGGCAATTACGACCTCGTCGGCAACAACACCCCGGTGTTCTTCATCAAGGACGCCATCAAGTTCCCCGACTTCATCCACACCCAGAAGCGCGACCCGTACACGGGCAGCCAGGAGGCTGACAACGTATGGGACTTCTGGGGCCTGAGCCCCGAGTCGACGCACCAGGTGACCTGGCTGTTCGGCGACCGGGGCATCCCGGCCACGCTGCGCCACATGAACGGGTACGGCTCGCACACGTACCAGTGGAACAACGAGGCCGGCGAGGTCTTCTGGGTCAAGTACCACTTCAAGACCGACCAGGGCATCAAGAACCTCACCACCGACGAGGCGAACCGGCTCTCCGGCGTCGACCCCGACAGTCACCAGCGCGACCTCCGCGAGTCCATCGAGCGCGGCGACTTCCCCTCCTGGACCGTGCAGGTCCAGGTCATGCCCGCGGCGGACGCGGCCGGCTACCGCTTCAACCCGTTCGACCTCACCAAGGTCTGGCCGCACGAGGACTACCCGCCCGTCGAGATCGGCAAGCTGGAGCTCAACCGCAACCCGGAGAACATCTTCGCCGAGGTCGAGCAGTCGATCTTCAGCCCGGCGCACTTCGTGCCCGGCATCGGCCCGTCGCCCGACAAGATGCTCCAGGGCCGTCTGTTCGCGTACGGCGACGCCCACCGCTACCGCGTCGGCATCAACGCCGACCACCTGCCGGTGAACCGTCCGCACGCCACCGAGGCGCGGACGAACAGCCGTGACGGATTCCTGTACGACGGCCGCCACAAGGGCGCCAGGAACTACGAGCCGAACAGCTTCGGCGGCCCGTTCCAGACGGACAGGCCGCTCTGGCAGCCCGTTCCGGTCACCGGCACCACGGGCAACACCGAAGCCCCCGGCCACGCCGAGGACAACGACTTCGTACAGGCCGGCAATCTCTACCGGCTGATGTCGGAGGACGAGAAGGGCCGACTGGTCGCCAATCTCGCCCAGTTCATCTCCCAGGTCTCGCGCGACGACATCGCCGAGCGAGCGGTCGGCAACTTCCGTCAGGCGGACGGAGACTTCGGCAAGAGGCTGGACACCGCGGTCCAGGCACTGCGCGGCTGACGGCCCTCGCCGATGAGGTGGTGGAAGCCGGGTTCCGGGACGGATCCGGCTTCCACCACCGCCCCGCGACGTCTCCCAG
Proteins encoded in this window:
- a CDS encoding Fur family transcriptional regulator, which codes for MSDLLERLRERGWRMTAQRRVVAEVLDGDHVHLTADEVHARAVARLPEISRATVYNTLGEMVTLGEVIEVSTDRRAKRYDPNAHRPHHHLVCAQCGTIRDVHPLGDPLADLPTTERFGFAISDVEVTYRGTCPNCARA
- a CDS encoding catalase, which produces MTQGPLTTEAGAPVADNQNSETAGAGGPVLVQDQALLEKLAHFNRERIPERIVHARGAGAYGTFTLTRDVSRWTRAKFLSEVGKRTETFLRFSTVAGNLGSADAVRDPRGFALKFYTEEGNYDLVGNNTPVFFIKDAIKFPDFIHTQKRDPYTGSQEADNVWDFWGLSPESTHQVTWLFGDRGIPATLRHMNGYGSHTYQWNNEAGEVFWVKYHFKTDQGIKNLTTDEANRLSGVDPDSHQRDLRESIERGDFPSWTVQVQVMPAADAAGYRFNPFDLTKVWPHEDYPPVEIGKLELNRNPENIFAEVEQSIFSPAHFVPGIGPSPDKMLQGRLFAYGDAHRYRVGINADHLPVNRPHATEARTNSRDGFLYDGRHKGARNYEPNSFGGPFQTDRPLWQPVPVTGTTGNTEAPGHAEDNDFVQAGNLYRLMSEDEKGRLVANLAQFISQVSRDDIAERAVGNFRQADGDFGKRLDTAVQALRG